AAACATCAACTAAGAAAGCAAAAAACGTGATGCCAAAAGAGGAGCCACGAAAATGCTCTTCAGCCAACTTCGTTACGGATATTGTCTGCAGATGTCCCCAACATTCAAGGCAACACGCGATCACCACTCTTCAAAATAGCACGATCCTTGATGACTTATTTCTCTTATATTCACGACGTGCACAAGTGCGTATATGTATGTTTGTGAGGGAAGAAGCCTTTTACCAATGTCCTTGATCTCTTATTTATAGGTGTAGACTTTTTCTCTTCAAGAAAACCTATTGCACAAGGAAAGTAAGagtttaattagaaataaactcTTAATATCATatctaattaaatcattatcataaatagcatatctaatatatatatgcttaattatctcattatctTAGAAAGGCAAAATCTCACAAGATATTATCTGAAATCAAATTAACAAGGAAAAACTAATATTaggaaaatcatttaaatcttaggaattaaatcaattaaattcgGAATCATTATTTCCCTTCAAATAGGAATGGTCTCACATGGACattataaaaaatcatattcaggagtatttatatttatttcccAGGTTAATTCAAGAGTGTTTTAGTCCATTCCCACATTTGTGCATGCCCATTggctaaaaaataattatttatgttataaTTGGTTTCAtaatagtattttttttattctaagTTTAGATGGTCGATAATAGATTTAAGTTTGTTATGATCGGAAGATTGATTAGAgagaagtaaataaataatctcaATGAAATCTTTAAATAATTCGGTTGGATTTGCACCacttgaattttaattatttttagttgTGTTTCAATGAACCAGCGGTACTATAACTGAGCGAAAATAGACTCATTGAATTGGTTTAAACAATATAAACGGTTTGGCTCGAAAACAATTAGTCTAGctaaactgaaataaaatgtacaacataatttttttatggatgctAAGAGATTGAATAACTCTTACGCCATCTTTTCTTTCATTTCCGAAAGGATATCACTAGAAAACTTTTGTTGATTACAAATACTTTGCAACAACCTAATTCATCAGGACTAATATCTGGCCACAAAAACTCCTAGCTAACTCAAGGCCTAAATAATTTGATCAGTAAGATTCTTACTGTcagttatatgtattttttaacaaaataaacttAGCACAATTGATCCTTAATGATTTGATATAAACATTAAGTATGTGTTTCACAATATGCTTAATCAGTTAGGCTctaaaaacataatatacaaGATGTACAAGGCTCGTGTAAAGAATGTAGAGTCTGAAACTCCATGCAACTGATCTATTTATAGACAAAGATGTAACAGTAGAATTTTTTAATCGAATACCCTTTcagatataataataattgcgccacatcgtccttttggacaAGGTTCACTCTTGTAGTGCGCATGAAATCTTACACTTAACGCTGTGTTTGGTTTGCCGAATTAAGTaggatatattattttatcacactTTATCTAATGTTTGGTACGATTTTTATTTAACGAACTCAAttcctcctatgaatgattagttGTATTAGGTGTGATTAAATAATAACTTCTTCCctcctaggattatttatccttCCTCTTATCCCTACCCTCTTTCCAATTTTTCCCTTTCTCTTTCACCAACGCCGGACCACCTCTGCCGCGGGACCGCCGTCGAGCCACCGCCGGACCGCCTTCGGACACCGCCGACCGCCGTCGGACTACCTCCATTGCTGGGCCGCCGCCGACCTCCTCCGGCCGCCTAACGCCGTGGGAATGCTTCCCAAAGCCGGCCGCCGCCGATCGTCGGACCACCGCCTTTGACGTCGGTCGTCAGACCACCTCCGTTGCCAGGCCGTCGCCGGagtaaagaagaaaaaataaagaaaagggCAATTTCgtcatttcatcataaaattcaaaattacccCACAATTAAAAATCGTACCAAACATAATACTattttacatcatatattaCATTTCTATCACAATCATTTTTATTATCATTTACATACTAATCATTACTTTATTTTATCCTCCTATCAAACGCAGCCTTAACgaattaaaaaaatgttatgGCATGGAGGATATTCCTATGATGCTTCCAGTTAGGCTCTTATCCTCAAAACAAAAGTTTTGGAAAATCTTCAGAGAATGTTCTTCGAAATTCCTAATTGATTCAGCATGATAGAGCAATTAGTAGACTTGTGAACCAGTAACCTTTGATATTCGATTGAGTTCAAGTAATCAGTTACGCTTGAGTTCAGTTCCCTTAATGTTCAGCCAGGCTTGGGAAAATGTTTACACGTGAATATTTAGTTTTTCCTTATGAATTCAGTCCTTCTAGttcttttaaatgttcatgttaACTCAAGAACTTTTTGGTTAAATCACCAAAACTTAATTGGCCCAACAATTTCTCtcatttttatgatgaaaaaattATGCTCAATAAATACGAAAAATTGAGTTCATATAAAAGCAATTTAATTAGAAGAAGTACAACGACGTTCCTGCtaaactgaaactgaaatttTCAACAAAACTGAACTAAGCTCTATCTCTTGTGATGCTCTCTATGAgatcttgaatgttttcttgaatCAGGTGAAGGCTTGCTTGATTCTGATGGTGGCTTGCTTGATTCAGAGGGCTTCCTAGAATCAGAAGGCCTGGAAGGTTCTCTTTTCTAAGCAAATTCTCCGaaatatctttttctcacttgtTGCTTCCCATGACTTCAAAATATCAAGGACAACAGTAAGTTGGGTACTTTCTGGTTTAATTCGATGCCACCTAAGGGGGCACTGCCCCTTTCCAATTATTTTTTGCCACGTgtcaattaatttttattattatttaacaaaaaaactCAACCATGGTTGTGTTTTTCAAATATTTGCTATTCTCTCAACCTCAGCCGTGGTTTTTTCATTTCAGAAATTTCAAAACCTCTCTCTCCCCGTATTCTCTCTCAAAACCACTTTCAAAAACCTCGGAGTCCACCGTTCCTCTTTTACAGCACGGAAACGAGCTCCTCTAATTGAATCAGGCAAGATGAGGCTTTTCCTCGCCACTGTACATTTGTTTTTATATAATGGAGAtatttgtgtttgtttcaagaaatgtggGATTTGTTTCTTGTTATTTCTGTGAAATTGAAGATAATGGCTCGAAAATTTTCATTTCTCCGAAATTGTATGTTAAAGATACAAGGTGAACCGAAAAACTCACTGAAAATATGGAAACCAACTCTCAAGTCTAAActctttgtgtgtgtgtgtgcggtATGAGAGTGTATATCTGTGTGTGTATGTGCAGTATGAGAGTGTATATCTGTAACAAGTCTAGACtctttgtgtgtgtgtatgtgcgGTATGAGAGTGTATATCtgtaaaacaataaaataatttgattgtaaCATGTGTGTATTCTTATATACATGTTTCTGCAAAAAAATTTTTGTGTATCGATTGGAGGTGCTCGTTTTACTTAAATTGATGCTTGATTGGAGGTGCTCGTTTTACTTAAATTTGATTGCTCACACTTCCTTAAGTCTCACTGTTTCAATTTGCAGGTTATTATCAATCCatttatttgcttaattattgacATATTTCCTTTTTAATTTTATCTACTGTATTATTTTCCGCTGCAGCCATCAGGTCCTTGATGCAATGAAGGATTCAACATTCTGCCCAATACTTATTCTGAAGATTTATTTATAAGATGTTCATTATATAAGATCTGATATGTATGTAGTGACTCTCTATTTTTTTGTTGcagtaaaaaaaaaaccctttgGCATACCATTATTTTAGTTTATGGTGAGCGCCTtcgttattttaaatttttttctgttaattatattaaatatttagtgTAAACTTTTTAATGTTCTTTATTTCTTCTTGTGATATAGGGGAAAACATATGTAGTTTTCATTGGGCGTAAACCTGGTGTATATGAGACTTGGGAAGAGGCACAAAAACAAGTTAATAAATTCAGCGGTGCGTCTCACATGTCATTTTCTTCTAGGGATGATGCATTAAAAGCTTTTGGTTCTTATATGGACAATCAAGTTGCAGCTTCTTCCTCTACTCCTAGTGTTGAAGGAACGTCGTACGTACCTTCTAGTGCAAGTGCAAATGCAAGGGCAAGTGTCACTCAAGCTGAAAAAATAGTTAAATTGGAAGTTGCACTTGCAAATTTAGTAGAGATGACGGAGgagataaaaaaacaaattgaatCTCTGAAAATTAATAGTGATGATTAGATATTTTTTTGACAATACATTCTCCCATTTACATTAACCTTACAACTACTAGGATGGTTGTGTTTTTCTTCTATATACTGTATGGGGAAATCCCGATGTTATTTTCTCACTAAAATGTTTGTTCTCTTGCCTCTGATATTGATTTATGTGATGAAATTACCACATGTTTGATTCTAAAATTTAGCTCCAATCAAAAGTCCAATCAGTTGGAGATGGGGTCAACGGATGAAGGTCTCAACTTTCATTTTGTTTAATACATTGCTAAACTTTTGTAGAGTTGTGAATTGGATTTGAACCTTTTTTTTATTAGCTGGAAATAGTTGGAAGAGTTGTGAATTGGATTTGTACCTTTCAAGCATCAATGCTAGTCACGGACACATATCAACAACTTCAAAAGCATTATAGCATTCTAACTGATCATGGATTtgaatttaaatagaaatttcAAGTTTGACGTTGGAGTTGCAAAATATGCCTTACCCAGATCATAGCCACCGTCCCGTTCTTGCTTAACATTTTCGAAGGctacaaacatttttttttggtACCATATTCTCTTAATCTATCTAGCTTCACACCACCAAGATGGAAAAACAATGAAAAGGTGTTTCAATACTTGTACCATTAATGAAAATCAAAAAAATATGATCTAACAAGCAATCTTGATCACAAGCATAAACAAACTTTGTAGAATACAAAACACACCAAAAGTCTGCATAAATACTAAGAAACATTGTCTTGGTGTGCAATTACACTACTGAAACTTTGTGCAAGCACAAAGGGTCTTCCTTCAATTACCACGTCCCTGAACAATATTAAAACATTAATTAGAAACAATTtataaaaaagttaaaaaaaatttagacaaaATTCCTTACTTGTGATGAATGAGGACCCCCAAACTTATaaggaaataaattcatttgatCACCTAAATAGATGTTTGCATTACCCTCCTGTAtcttaaatagaaaaaaaaatataacatataaacatattttttttcaataatgcatgtttttatttcaaaaaaaaattaccatTGTATTTGGCGACTGAATAAAATGTTGAGTGTGTCCGAATGTGGAAGGAAATTGCGATATTGTGAAATTTGAGTGTTGTTGTGATGAAATTTCATTGCTCATTTCTCGTGTGTTGGTGGTTTTTTGTGAACTTTGTCCCTTCTTTTTTGCTCCTTTAGCACCTAGCAAGTCAAACAAAgtaacaacaattaattcaagtCAAACATAGTATGCAAAGttacaacaattaattcaattgAATTAATTGAATTATATACTCGATCATATGAAAACTTAATTCAATAGAACTACTCACTtaattgaaaatatgaaaacttACTTGAAACTTCTGTTTTctcctttctttttccttttctttttttgctCTTTCTATCCCAAAACTTACTTGAAACTTCTGTTTTctcctttctttttccttttctttttttgctCTTAGTATCCCATTGTCGTGTAATATTAACATTAGTAACTCCTTTGGCTTTAGCAGTAAGTGGGTTACCTATGCAAACTCCATAACTTCGAATGTCATCACATTGTGTCTCATCATCTACACTTAACTTTGATACAAGGTTAGAGATTTCATCTTTTGCAGTGTCAACCAATCCATATAAGATTTTTCTTGCCTCCTCATGAGATTTGCTCAGTTGAGTTAGATCATAGGTTGATCTCATTATTTCATTGACAAACACCATTTCAGATACATGACTAGCACCACCCCTTCCACTTTCATCAAAGTCAAATGTAACTCTATTTCTTACATTCTTCATCCACCTCTTCAAAATATAACATTCAGGTATAACAGTGACATCCATACAATTAAACACCATCAAAGCATGCTTACACAAAATCCCCATTGTCTCAAACTTATGACAACTGCAATTTATTTCATGACTCTGCTTATTGAACACCACATATCAAACCCTTGAGTTTTCATCATGAGATTTACTTTGATTTGAATCCAATTCCAATCATTACCAAAACAAGATGGTGGTTCAACCGATTTTCAATTCAATGAATTAACCAATTCAACTTCGAATAGATGATATATATACATCGTATAAACATTAGAAGCATTAATCAACAATGGATGGTTTTTCAAAATCTGTGCAGGATTACCATGGCGACAACGAGTATCTTCAGTCTTCTCCCTTTCCCGCCAGTTATTTTGAATCTTTGCATAATTTAGCACAAATTCATACAAAGAACTCATTTTGTTACCTGCCTTTTTTAAAACCATATCCGTGACTTCACTTCTCGAAGTAGCCAAAAGTCCCGCACTAAACCTTCCATTCATAAAAGCAGTAGACCATCTCTTCTTAAGCTTGTACTTATCATTCAACCATTTATGATCATCCAAATCATATGTTTCAATCATATATTTCCATGTGCTCTCAAATTCATCTTCAGAATCACAATGATTCATGCATTTATACCACAATCCTTTAAAAGCAGAATCACCATTTAAACTCCCAAAATGTGAAGGAGCATTTTGATTTATATGCCATTGACATAAATGATGATGTGAAAGTGGAAAAATTGTTTCTATGGCATTCATCATGGCTTGACATTGGTCTGAAAAGATAGTTTGTGGTTGCCGTCCATTCATAGAATCAAGAAATGTTGCAAACAAGCATTCAAAAGAATTTTGAGTTTCATCTGACATAAAGGCCAAGCCAAACAATACATTCTGCATATGGTGATTTATACCAACAAATGGAgcacataatattaaattatacttATTTGTTCTATATGTTGTATCAATCGACAGGACATCACCAAAATATTCATAATCAACCTCGCATCTATAGTCCCTAAAGAAAAAGTTCATCACCCTATCATCATCATCCAATTGAACATTCCAGTAAAAATAATTATCCTTATTAgccttatttataaaatattgaatTAGTGCAGTGGCATCTCCATTCTCAACTTTGGTATGTTTTTTCAACCGACTCATATGGTCATATGCATCCTTTCTAATAAAACCTAAATTTTGTGGCTCACATGCTTCATTTTCCATAAAAGAAACAGCATTAGAGACGGATATTCCAGCATTTACCATAGCTTCTAGAGTAGACTTTTTTGCATGTGATATATTGCGTGTCGATCTTAGCAAGTGAGTTTGATCAGGTGCAAACATCTCATGGTTATGCTATTCAAAAAATCTACTCACCCGCTATTCACACCCTTTTTCCCTTGTAATCTTCAATTTGGCTTTATATTGTGTTCTAATGACGGGCTTTTGATAAACTGGAATCCTTTTACTAGAACATTTCTCATCTTTTAAACCTTCACATGAACAATGAAATTCTTTTGATTGAAGTTATCATTAATTCTTCTGGAAAAACTAGTTATTCTATTGCAACAGCATTTTTCACAGTCTCAGCAATATCAGTAGGCTCATCAATTGAAGAAGGAGGAGGCTCTTATTGATAAATTTGTTCAAAATGTTGTTGTGCAATATACTGCACAACTTCATCCACGTTTTCAATAGAGATCTCCCTGACTTGAGAAAATTCAACTGCTTGAGTTCATTGAGGAAGAGGGGCCAACATTGTTTCAATAGAAGGAACATTTACAACACTTTCAACAAGCGGTTCAAGTGGGGCTTCTATAATGGGTTCTGAGAAAGTGGTGAAGGGTTGGTAGATGGTTCTGAAGAATATGGTTATGGTTCGGGATGAATTGTAGGGCCTGACAGCTCAAAGATGGTTCGGCTTGGCTCACAAAATTTGGTTGACTTGTATTTTCATTAGCCTTTTCTTTTCAGCATCAGATTCATTTGGCATGACAAACTGATGCTCATCTCCCCAAACCTTTACTTTCATTTGAAGGGGGTCAACAAATCTATGTACAACTGATTTATAACAATTATATCATCGAAGGAAATTGAGCATTAATTATCATAATTATGTCTCTGCTCAGCACATATATTATTCAACTTTTGGATCTTCAAAAGTTGGATCAAATAGTGCCTTCTTTGTAAGGCTTTTGTCGTGACCTGAGTCTTTGTCTGCTTCAAAACATCCTGTTATAACCCAATACCCCTTGATAGAGTAGCCTTTTTCTTGAGCTTTTCAGATGGTTACTATTCTGATCTCGACCCATTCATCAAAGTACTTAATATGATCTTCAGCATATTCCATAACTTTGTTCATTAACAAATCAATCTGAGTCTGAACAACAGAAAGTGGTTCATCATCCTTCTCATAACACCAGTTTCTCTTTTCCTTTTCCAGAAGCGAGCTATTTGAAAACTTTGAATCCAGTCCTGACCTAGTATCTTGAATAGAATCCTTGATGAAAATACCTCAAGGTCAAGAAGTTGGGGGTGGCACTGGTAATCTAATAACTCTTGGTGGTACTAAGACTGCAACAGCTTTTGCCTTAGGAACCACATGAACAACTTTATTCCCTGGTTCAGAAACCTTCTTCTTTGGTTCAGCAGTCTTTGATGCTCCAGGAACTTGAGTTAAAGGAATTGCTACAATGATCTTGGGAGCCAAAGTACACGAGGCTGACTTAAATGTTAAAGTCTTTGGCTTCTTGATTACTTGAGGAGGAATGATGTCAACAGCCTCAATATCACTCGATTGTAGCACCAACTTCTTCTAGGCCTTCGATGTTGGAACTTTGCTGCTCTTTTTTATCACGATTTGTCTTCTTAGAAGCTGTCATTTCCTCTCCAATTTCTTTCTTAATCTCCAGCAGGGCTGCAGGAGATATGTTTAAGGCATGTACCATTGGTCTTAATGTGATCATGTTATGTGTATTCAGTGTCTTGAATTCATGCAGAGTTATCGATTCACTTAGAAGAACACCAGCATCTTCAAATAGGAGACTTAGGACGTAGAATAACAAATCCACGAGATTCCATGTCTGAAGAAATCATAGCTTTTAGAATCTGAAACAGAACTGTTGACCAGTTGACCTTTATCTCAACAGAAGAGCTTGAACACTTCGGCGATTGCAGCATCATGGAGTGAGAAGAATGATTCAAAATCCACGGCGTAGGCATTAGCGATAAAGGATGGGCTTGTCATTTCTGCAAATTTCTTGAAGAAATATTAGAAAAGCTTTTGAATGTAAGAAAGCAAGAGAAAGAATGCAAAGACTTGGAAAGTTCGAGAGTTGGTAAATAGAAAATGAGAGAGCAACAGATATTCATATGTGCAACCTTGGAGTTGGTAGATAAAACAGGACACGTGACAATTTATCTGccaaagatttttaaaatttaaaaatcctaCGTTATTTAACCAATCGGAGAATTCTATGGAATTAAATAAAAACGTTAAAGATTTCAAAAAATAAccgcatttaaataattttgaacGTTGATTGCCCTAAATGGttaattaaagaaataaatgaGACATTAAAACCAATATTAAACTATAAGATCAGTTATgattagggatgtaatcgagtcgaacccagccgagccgaactcttgaatgtttgagcttggtttgtttataatcgagcagagctcgagctttatttaacaaatatattcatggctcacgagtttattcaagcttttatcgaacctaaacgagctcaataaatatgaattgtacatttaaatattcattaaaagataaattatacatttagaaaaaaatatattattcttactaaaatttgtcaatttactataataaataaatttaatagatttttctatatacttcataattaatatgttaaatcaataaattaaatatcaaaattattatttttcatctaagatattacttatgaatttactaacgaacatgttcacgagctaacgagccgaatattgtagagcttgaacttgattcgtttatcttaacgagcctcattaaacgagctcaaacgagcttttatcgaatcgagcttcgaatagctcacaaacggtttggttcatttacatccctagttATTATAGAAGTGTTGACTATCAGCGACGCTCCAAGTCTGATTTACTGTTGTCTTATCAGTATGACTTCCTGTATCAGTTTTCTTCCAAACATATACATCATTGAGACAAATCAACAAGTCCTAAAATATTTTAAGAGTAACAAAACTTAGGCTTGGCAAGTAGTTTTGTGAATATATCGGTTGTATGTTGCTTATGCGATTGAACTTTTATTATCGcataatttttttctctttttatcAACTACATAATTCataattgttgttgaatccATAATAGATAAGCACAGCAACTCCCTGCAGCTGGGTATTCAACTTCAGCAGTAGAGGTTGCAATAGATGTATGTTTCTTGGTAAACCGTGAAATTAAATGATCTCCGAGAAATTTACAAGTTCCAGTCGtactttttatgtcaagattacatCTTGCATAATTTGCATCTGagtatccaactaaattgaaatatGAGTTTTGGGATACCAAGGGTCTACATTTTTTAGTTCATTTCAGGTTTTGAGTATTCTTTTAGCATCTGagtaatgtttttttttcttagGATCATATTTGAAACAAGCACAAATACATATCGCAAACTGATTTCCAGTCCACTTGCAGTTAGTTATAGCAAAAAACCTATAAGACATCGATATATTGTTATCTCGACTGAGATTATCCCTTCGTCTTTATCTAACTTAGCTAATGACCTCATGGAGGTAGTTGTAGCAGAGCAAGTTTCCATTCCAAATCTTTTTAGCAGCTCCTTCGTATATCtggcttgatttatgaaaatccCAGAGTTTAGCTGCTTTATTTGCAACCTAGAAAAAAAGTCAGTTCCGAAACATCCCTTacttttaacaatttaaataatactagagaattttttttaaaatgaaacaTTTTCTTCTGACTTCAAAATCATCCAACataaaactaatatttaaacCCACAAAATCGTACgtccattttaaaataatgcaacgactaaacatcaaaataaaacataaaatctttaataaaatcatcatcaaaatctttactttaaaattttaaattttaatctaatgcggaaaataaaagtcTCTCGGAAGTGTACTGCCAGACCCGATCCaatcaagcgtcagcgcctccctcaaaatCATTCTCACCTCCGACCGTCCAAACCTAGTGAATATAATGATTCGTCATGTTCTAACCATGAATATCAAATAATACGTTCTACACGCacatacatttaaaaatcatatttttatttaaaataagctggCGTAAAACTTGTAATCATATATAATCATAAAGCTTTTCATCATCGTATGTCATTTTGGATGAAGTTTGATACTTGAAAGTgaatatcatatcatcatgaTCGACCGATCAGTCTAGCAATACCAGGTACCTGGGGGTGGGGCGTCAGCAACTTTCGTCACTAGGTTGTGGCCAAATATGGATACAATCATCGGGCTCCCTCTgtggccttctcccgtaaacgggctcctcTAGGGCTTTTTCTCTCACGATATCCCTCATCATATCtttttttgtcacagtcaattcatatccttcaaaatattttttattttcttttatttataaaatattgta
This sequence is a window from Primulina tabacum isolate GXHZ01 chromosome 17, ASM2559414v2, whole genome shotgun sequence. Protein-coding genes within it:
- the LOC142531682 gene encoding uncharacterized protein LOC142531682 isoform X2 gives rise to the protein MGILCKHALMVFNCMDVTVIPECYILKRWMKNVRNRVTFDFDESGRGGASHVSEMVFVNEIMRSTYDLTQLSKSHEEARKILYGLVDTAKDEISNLVSKLSVDDETQCDDIRSYGVCIGNPLTAKAKGVTNVNITRQWDTKSKKRKGKRKEKTEVSSAKGAKKKGQSSQKTTNTREMSNEISSQQHSNFTISQFPSTFGHTQHFIQSPNTMIQEGNANIYLGDQMNLFPYKFGGPHSSQGRGN
- the LOC142531682 gene encoding uncharacterized protein LOC142531682 isoform X4; protein product: MGILCKHALMVFNCMDVTVIPECYILKRWMKNVRNRVTFDFDESGRGGASHVSEMVFVNEIMRSTYDLTQLSKSHEEARKILYGLVDTAKDEISNLVSKLSVDDETQCDDIRSYGVCIGNPLTAKAKGVTNVNITRQWDTKSKKRKGKRKEKTEVSSAKGAKKKGQSSQKTTNTREMSNEISSQQHSNFTISQFPSTFGHTQHFIQSPNTMEGNANIYLGDQMNLFPYKFGGPHSSQGRGN
- the LOC142531682 gene encoding uncharacterized protein LOC142531682 isoform X3 yields the protein MGILCKHALMVFNCMDVTVIPECYILKRWMKNVRNRVTFDFDESGRGGASHVSEMVFVNEIMRSTYDLTQLSKSHEEARKILYGLVDTAKDEISNLVSKLSVDDETQCDDIRSYGVCIGNPLTAKAKGVTNVNITRQWDTKSKKRKGKRKEKTEVSSAKGAKKKGQSSQKTTNTREMSNEISSQQHSNFTISQFPSTFGHTQHFIQSPNTMEGNANIYLGDQMNLFPYKFGGPHSSQVRNFV
- the LOC142530488 gene encoding protein FAR1-RELATED SEQUENCE 5-like, with the translated sequence MVNAGISVSNAVSFMENEACEPQNLGFIRKDAYDHMSRLKKHTKVENGDATALIQYFINKANKDNYFYWNVQLDDDDRVMNFFFRDYRCEVDYEYFGDVLSIDTTYRTNKYNLILCAPFVGINHHMQNVLFGLAFMSDETQNSFECLFATFLDSMNGRQPQTIFSDQCQAMMNAIETIFPLSHHHLCQWHINQNAPSHFGSLNGDSAFKGLWYKCMNHCDSEDEFESTWKYMIETYDLDDHKWLNDKYKLKKRWSTAFMNGRFSAGLLATSRSEVTDMVLKKAGNKMSSLYEFVLNYAKIQNNWREREKTEDTRCRHGNPAQILKNHPLLINASNVYTMYIYHLFEVELVNSLN
- the LOC142531682 gene encoding uncharacterized protein LOC142531682 isoform X1, with the translated sequence MGILCKHALMVFNCMDVTVIPECYILKRWMKNVRNRVTFDFDESGRGGASHVSEMVFVNEIMRSTYDLTQLSKSHEEARKILYGLVDTAKDEISNLVSKLSVDDETQCDDIRSYGVCIGNPLTAKAKGVTNVNITRQWDTKSKKRKGKRKEKTEVSSAKGAKKKGQSSQKTTNTREMSNEISSQQHSNFTISQFPSTFGHTQHFIQSPNTMIQEGNANIYLGDQMNLFPYKFGGPHSSQVRNFV